From the genome of Oscillospiraceae bacterium:
TACCGCCCTGACAGCAGCACCAGTGCAATGACAATCAGCCCCACTAAAATCAGCAGCAACACAACAACCAAAATCTGCCGATCTGCATTGGAAAGGGAAACGACATACCGAATGGCGCCGACTGACTTGCCGCTGTCGCTACGCAGCACGCGCGTGACCGCCATAACCTTTTCTCCGCTGGAAAGATAGCCGGTCCAGGTGCCATAACCTTTTTTGTCCTGTATGGCCATAGTGTAGTCGGGCATATCTTCGCTGCCGTCCGGCGCAAAGCCCAGGCTGGTATTGATGATATCGCCGTGGGCATTGAAGACCATGAGCTCCATGCTTTCTTTATTGGGGAAATTCTCAACATACTGCCGTGCTGCCGTGCTGAAAGCACTGGAAGTACGCAGACCGTTATTGGCAAAGACATTGGTCAGCTCTTCGCTGCGAGAATCGATTGCAGTCTGGATGCTTCCGTAAGTATTGCTGCGCACCATAAGAGAAGTCGCCACAATAATGGCAACAAGGACCAAGACGGTCATACCAAGGGAATTGAGCAGCCAGCGCTGTGAAATTTTTTTCGTATTTTTGCGGCGTTCCTCTTCATTTGCTGCCACCTGTGCAGCCTCTGCTTTCAGGCTTCCCATTTATATCCCAAGCCCCAAACCGTCACAATATGCTTTGGATTGCTGGGCTCGTCCTCTACCTTCATGCGCAGTCTTCTGATATTAACATCCACTATTTTTTCCTCGCCCACATAAGACTCGCCCCATACATGCCGCAAAATTGCGCTGCGATCCAGTGCTGTACCGGGATTGCTGAAAAAATACTCCATAATCTGAAACTCCACCTGGGTCAGTTCGATATTTTTAGCACCCTTCATCAGCGTACGGCTGCGCAGATTGAGAGAAAACTCACCGGAACGAATTTCTTCCGTAAAATTGTTTTCGTCACGCATTTGTGCCAGGGCAACTCGGCGGTAAACCGCATCCACTCGGGCAACCAGCTCACTGGGAGAAAAAGGCTTTGTCACATAGTCATCGGCACCCATCATCAGGCCGCTGACCTTGTCCATTTCCTGTGTGCGTGCAGTCAGCAAAATAATGCCGATAAAGCCGCTTTGGTGGCGCAGCTCTTTGCAGACTGCAAGGCCGTCATGTTTGCCGGGCATCATAATATCCAGCACAGCAACATCGAAGTCGCCGTTTTGCTGAGCATAGATTTCCAGTGCCTGGTCGCCGTTTTCTGCCTCAGTCACGTCGTAGCCGGCACGTTTCAGGTTGATGACAATAAATTCGCGGATTGCCTGCTCATCTTCCGCTACCAGTATTCTTTTCATAACTACCTCCGTATATAAATCCGCGGCGGCCCGCAGCCGCCGGCGGCCCTTGAAAAGCAGTGCCTGTTGGCTTCAGCTTTCTGAAGTAATGAATTGAAAACACTTTTTTAGCTGTGCCGCCGGCACCGCGAGGGAATCGCCCGGTGTCGGGCAGGAAACGGCGATAATCAGGCTGCCGTCTGAAAGGACCTGCTCAAAGCCCTTGGTGTTTTTCTTTGCGCTCCATTCGCTTTGGGTAAACACCTGCGCCACCATGAGGGGTTTGCCGGCGGTCCCTTTTGAAATATCAAAGGAAGATACGGTAAGCGTGCGTGCGCTTGCATCCTGTTTTGTCGTAATGCTGTTGCTGCTCCATTTGTCTGGCAACGTTATTCGGTAGCCGTCCCGTGCATTGGAAATTGTCGCACAAACCGTGGTATAGTCGCCGCTGGCAGCGTCAAAACGAGTCCACTTGGTCTCGCTGCCGACATCGTCTGATGCAGAGCCGACATAGCCCGGCAGCCGCATAACAATGGGGAACTCTAAAATCTGGTCGCTGTTAATATCCGTACAGGGCAGCGACAAATCCCGCAGCGTCACATTCTGCTGGGGCGCCTGGGCATTGTACAGCGGTGTACTCAGCGTTTTTTTCGTTTTATTCCAATACAAAATCTCGCTGATTGTTTTGCCGTCGGTCTGGATACAGTCCAGCATGACACCGGGCTGGTTTTTGCTGACTTTTCCGCTTTTAATATCCGCAAGCTTGGAAATGCCCGCGTCTAGTTTAGCGCTGCCCATCACCTGCAGGGAGGCATCTTTCAGCTTAAAGAGCTGTGCGGTAAACTGCTGTTGACCGTCCGGTGGAATGCTGACTGTCAAAAGCTCCTTTATGCCGTCGCCGTCAAAATCCATGACTGTCATACCATTGTAGGTCTGGTCCAGTTTCATTTCATTCATTTTGCCTTTTTGGTAATAATAAATAGAGATGCTGCCGGCAGCGCCGGTGCTGCTGCCCCAACCGACAATGACTTCATCTTTGCCGTCGCCGTTGAGGTCGCCAAAACAGACGCGGTCTACCTGGGCACCCGCATTGGAAAACGAGCCGATATCTGTCCATCTGCCGTTTTTCTTTTCGGTAAACAGCAGGTTCACCGTGGTGTCGTCGTCCCCGCGCTGATAAAAGGCCATTGCTTCCTGTGTAGAGTCGCCGCACAGATTGTACTGGATAATGGCAGAGCGGTAGTCGCCCTCTGCCGGATATTTCAGGGTAAAGCTGCGCCCGGCCTTTGCCTCAAGCAATGTATAAATATTCGCTTTTTCACCGGTCGGCTTGGGCGGCCGCATTAGAGAGCGCGCGTCCAGCCCGCTAATAGAGCAGCCAGAAAGCAAAAAGCAAAGCACCATTGCCAGCGCTGCCGTCTGCCAGCCGCTGTGCCTTTTTCGCTGTTTCACACGCTCACCTCCTTTATCTGCATACTTTGCTTCTTAGTATAGCATTTTTTAAACAGAATGAACAGTATCAAATCTGTTATCAGCGCGCCCCCTGTTTTCCCGAAAAAGTGAAACAGGGCGCAAAAAGCCGCCCTGTACTGGACAATGCTGTCCGCAGGGCGGCTTTCTTAAAAATATAGAAAACAATTCGTACAAGAATTTATTCAACTGTAACAGATTTTGCTAAGTTACGTGGTTTGTCGACATCGCAGCCGCGCAGAACTGCAACATGATAGGCAAGCAGCTGCAGCGGGACAATGGTGACCATAGGTGAAAGGATGCCGCGCACCTTTGGCACCCGCAGCAGACTGGTGGTCAAGTCTTTGCTGACGTGGTCGCCCTCACAGCAGACCAAAATCACCTTGGCGCCGCGGGACTTGACTTCCTCTAGATTGCTGACCGTCTTGGGGTACAGCTCTGGCTGGGTTGCCACGCCGATTACCGGCGTTCCGTCTTCAATCAAGGAAATGGTGCCGTGCTTCAGCTCACCGGCAGCATAGGCTTCGCAGTGCATATAAGAAACCTCTTTCAGCTTCAGAGAGCTTTCTTTGCACAGCGTGTAGTCAGCACCGCGGCCGATAAAGAAGACATGCTCGTCATCCTTCAATTCTTTTGCACAAGTAAGCACCTGCGCGTCCAAATCTATCGCCTTTTGAATCTGGTCGGGCATTTCCAGCAGTTCTTTGCAGTACTGCTCTTCTTCTGCCTCGGTCAGCTGCCCCTGCAGGCGGCCCAGTTTGACCGCCAGCAGATACAGCACTGCCAGCTGAACCAAATAGGCCTTTGTACTGGCAACCGCGATTTCGGGTCCGGCCCATGTGTACAGCACGTCGTCTGCCTCGCGGGCAATGGAGGAACCCGGCACATTGACAATGGCCAGCGTACGGATTCCGCGCTTTTTTGCCAGACGCAGGGCTGCAAGGGTATCTGCCGTTTCGCCGGACTGCGAAATCAGGATAACCAAATCGTTTTTACGCAGAATCGGGTTGCGATAGCGGAACTCAGAAGCAATAGAAACCTCTACCGGAATACGGGCCAGCGCCTCTATGGCATAGCGGCCCACCAAGCCCGCGTGCATTGCTGTGCCGCAGGCGACGATATGAATCGTGCCGACTTTTGCAAGCTCCGCGTCCGGCAGATCGGGAATATTCAATTCAATTTTTCCGTTCCGAATACGGGGCGACAGGCAGCGGCGCACAGCGTCGGGCTCTTCGTGGATTTCCTTGAGCATAAAGTGCGGGTAGCCGCCCTTTTCGGCAGTGCCAACATCCCAGTCGGCAGTCAGCACAGTCTTGTGCACCGGCTTGCCGTCAAGATCAACAACCTTGACTCCGTCTTTGCGAATCACAGCAATTTCGCCCGCCTCTGGCAGGAAATAGCGCTTGGTGTGCTGCAGCAAAACGGTCATATCCGAAGCGATAAAGTTTTCGTTGGCGCTCAGGCCGACCACCAGAGGGCTATCCTGACGCACAGCATAAATGGTACCAGGCTGGTCATCAAACAGAATCCCCAGTGCATATGAACCCTCTACATCGCGCACGGTCTTTGCAATGGCCGCAATCGGGTCACCAGTGTAGTAATGGTTCAGGGTAGCGGCTACTGTTTCGGTATCGGTCTCACTTTGGAACTTGACGCCCTCTGCCAAACGGGCAGCCTTGAGATCCATAAAGTTCTCAATAATGCCGTTGTGCACCAGGGTAACACGGCCGCAGCGGTGCGGGTGAGCATTTGCATCGCTGGGCTCGCCATGGGTAGCCCAGCGGGTGTGCCCAATGCCACAGCAGCCAAACGGGCGCGCACCCGCATTGATTTTGTCCTGCAGCCGCTGCAGGCGTCCCTGTGTCTTTACAACCGACACGCCGTCTTTGCCGTACACCGCAATTCCCGCGGAGTCATAGCCGCGGTACTCCAGCTGACGCAGGCCGTCCAAAAGAATATCGACCGAGTCGTGCTCTCCTGCATAGCCAATAATTCCACACATATTTAATTTTCCTTTCCGTACATTCAACAGTAAAAAAGATAAAAGGGCAACAAAATGCCCCGCGGAAACGACAGTGTTTTTGCCGTGATTTTCTACGGGGTGCCGACACCCGCATCACACTTTGTACACTGCCTGACGACTGCCCGCTTTGTGCAGCCGGAAGTGCATCCGCCGAAATCTTCGATCACACTTCTCCTCGTCACGCCTGGGATGCTGTCACTGCCGAAAAAGGCCGCCGTGGTCTTTTTCGCATCCGTGCGTCTGGCGCTTCTTGAATATAAA
Proteins encoded in this window:
- the glmS gene encoding glutamine--fructose-6-phosphate transaminase (isomerizing), which encodes MCGIIGYAGEHDSVDILLDGLRQLEYRGYDSAGIAVYGKDGVSVVKTQGRLQRLQDKINAGARPFGCCGIGHTRWATHGEPSDANAHPHRCGRVTLVHNGIIENFMDLKAARLAEGVKFQSETDTETVAATLNHYYTGDPIAAIAKTVRDVEGSYALGILFDDQPGTIYAVRQDSPLVVGLSANENFIASDMTVLLQHTKRYFLPEAGEIAVIRKDGVKVVDLDGKPVHKTVLTADWDVGTAEKGGYPHFMLKEIHEEPDAVRRCLSPRIRNGKIELNIPDLPDAELAKVGTIHIVACGTAMHAGLVGRYAIEALARIPVEVSIASEFRYRNPILRKNDLVILISQSGETADTLAALRLAKKRGIRTLAIVNVPGSSIAREADDVLYTWAGPEIAVASTKAYLVQLAVLYLLAVKLGRLQGQLTEAEEEQYCKELLEMPDQIQKAIDLDAQVLTCAKELKDDEHVFFIGRGADYTLCKESSLKLKEVSYMHCEAYAAGELKHGTISLIEDGTPVIGVATQPELYPKTVSNLEEVKSRGAKVILVCCEGDHVSKDLTTSLLRVPKVRGILSPMVTIVPLQLLAYHVAVLRGCDVDKPRNLAKSVTVE
- a CDS encoding FG-GAP-like repeat-containing protein, whose translation is MKQRKRHSGWQTAALAMVLCFLLSGCSISGLDARSLMRPPKPTGEKANIYTLLEAKAGRSFTLKYPAEGDYRSAIIQYNLCGDSTQEAMAFYQRGDDDTTVNLLFTEKKNGRWTDIGSFSNAGAQVDRVCFGDLNGDGKDEVIVGWGSSTGAAGSISIYYYQKGKMNEMKLDQTYNGMTVMDFDGDGIKELLTVSIPPDGQQQFTAQLFKLKDASLQVMGSAKLDAGISKLADIKSGKVSKNQPGVMLDCIQTDGKTISEILYWNKTKKTLSTPLYNAQAPQQNVTLRDLSLPCTDINSDQILEFPIVMRLPGYVGSASDDVGSETKWTRFDAASGDYTTVCATISNARDGYRITLPDKWSSNSITTKQDASARTLTVSSFDISKGTAGKPLMVAQVFTQSEWSAKKNTKGFEQVLSDGSLIIAVSCPTPGDSLAVPAAQLKKCFQFITSES
- a CDS encoding response regulator transcription factor, producing MKRILVAEDEQAIREFIVINLKRAGYDVTEAENGDQALEIYAQQNGDFDVAVLDIMMPGKHDGLAVCKELRHQSGFIGIILLTARTQEMDKVSGLMMGADDYVTKPFSPSELVARVDAVYRRVALAQMRDENNFTEEIRSGEFSLNLRSRTLMKGAKNIELTQVEFQIMEYFFSNPGTALDRSAILRHVWGESYVGEEKIVDVNIRRLRMKVEDEPSNPKHIVTVWGLGYKWEA